From a region of the Besnoitia besnoiti strain Bb-Ger1 chromosome I, whole genome shotgun sequence genome:
- a CDS encoding hypothetical protein (encoded by transcript BESB_000750), which produces MSSDPSRRDPASKLLEGGHLDPGWTSYCANASSSTVCLDSSHFDPAFWCGRTLMDDQSSVNDRLAARVHGVEKERMQACAGLAAAFLDLEGHFHLRRSRALQLGEEQLHLFSRLQRRQLQRDVREAEREGASADAHRAGTRDALRKGLANERRRHSQLGKPGRRPSSCRESGSVRGEDTVNACSSADAEKAFATPARGLLERSSGGGDTSCTCPAALGSRKEDICSIWKEDDEAASSNQGRPPTGPAREDHAVCGGAALERQGSSSPRSRFFLRGSSKAVEELCCDNTESPRSRGGRGDVSEEDDDLREAHSRVAESQTADGGLREGERKRLFAKPRCDFLSAFDAAGLRLGARQGSWDSLEKTLEQESENTSEWRALDASSHAGDQPAEAASPPAVSGRVALAETADTAWSSAGGLRHCGSALVSVSGSTASCAGAVGASCGDSAVAASQAPAAGAAVSRSKRVWMRSVAALTRRGKACEDELKPSAAANSSPSLLSSSPPTQEGRPGAPAAPPRPTARPPPAAGTDYAGLHPFPVVLKGGAAKTGKQPLASEVWCVRAVETGDRAAIWSIAISPAGDWLAVAGQTGVISLWVVPLASSPSASRARGARQECTKYKAERSSRRAERAPCPGTWRDGLEGSEACCREEPRRDRASPEPGVTRSPSGRCGDAQEGQPRGERRDDGLRHSDGDGQEDDRGGARRAHSPSSLNGAASLGLDREERRAEGQPPLLLLQSGSHASPCSPLSSAASLPLEHVDSAASATPLSPSSSLASSCASLSSSGSSFASSSSSFVSSSSSTFTRSRSEERREARRFSAPLAAAWSTPSPRAAGAASAAALAPRGAAENASVSRTLSFLPAALSAFPPADRAASPVPEPRANRAAGARDVHATESPAATETGLAPPAPAAAAARESRESAAPADVFAAATRISVLSGASLLPSTPTRWLGANNSPTNLPSHTGEEAAACLSLGSPSRRTQSAEALAAPSRRDAAKDAPERERSEAGHPAQEGEKQRAPWFVNDRPNLCLTGHCAAIVQLVWAPSKTRALLLSASLDKTVRLWRPGKQPQAIAVLRCRDWPTSVAFHPIFTDVVFTGCLDATVQVWRLFPVSASQPLAPPRRGRRACGRSQPRLVFEARVVEYLKVTELVTAISLSPDGAVLAVGFRNGTIAFYDAQTLKFRYELDCKNRKGKFSKGRKVTSLEWQTNGLALCVTTNDSRIRIFKVADLSCAAKFKGHVNEQIMLRANYTNDSTGIVCGSENGWICYWAVPDPRSSLLEGERQFRGGVLSSKMPVPAAKRKPTNANAVSFKAFTELLTCSLVAPACFSASLAAHLSVHPLAPPLARQPTSHHLAALRRLTFRSESLTLRSRLLSFAGGPKAPPQNFDEKPRPSCSVTESLAPQSAFLPSPLVAPRHPSRAASPASRDGVEDEGASRPFEVRGQDGATRTFFRGISLGKLRHSSPPTGDDRRKACGSASAGLAAEGEERDASPRRPSSVSWKARGAEEETREASERGDDAGHASSSASSASPTSLSLLRADSTPADSLAAALGEQVARAEERRARGAHAEERERYFQVEDELHISLPPAVYQAECERRSSVPSARLVVLAGSHHGKLRIFVNFGKELRNP; this is translated from the exons atgTCTTCTGATCCAAGCCGTCGGGATCCTGCAAGCAAGCTACTTGAGGGAGGTCATCTCGATCCAGGATGGACATCTTACTGCGCAAATGCTTCATCTTCTACTGTTTGTTTGGACTCTTCTCATTTCGATCCCGCATTTTGGTGCGGCAGAACGCTAATGGATGACCAGAGCTCTGTCAACGACCGTCTAGCGGCGCGTGTCCATGGCGTTGAAAaggagcgcatgcaggcgtgtGCAGGACTTGCAGCCGCTTTCTTAGACCTCGAAGGGCACTTTCACctccgcagaagcagagcaCTTCAGCTGGGCGAAGAGCAACTTCATCTGTTCAGTCGGTTGCAGCGCCGGCAGTTACAGCGCGATGtccgagaagcagagagagagggagcatCCGCCGACGCACATCGCGCCGGAACTCGAGACGCCCTGCGGAAAGGCTTGGCAAACGAACGCAGAAGGCATTCGCAGCTTGGTAAACCGGGGCGGAGGCCTAGTTCGTGCCGGGAGAGCGGCTCCGTGCGAGGAGAAGACACGGTGAACGCATGCAGCTCCGCTGATGCAGAGAAGGCCTTTGCGACCCCCGCCCGGGGTTTGCTTGAGCGATCctctggcggaggcgacacTTCCTGTACGTGCCCTGCGGCGTTGGGGAGTCGGAAGGAGGACATTTGTTCAATATGGAAAGAGGATGACGAGGCAGCGTCCTCCAACCAAGGACGGCCCCCAACCGGGCCAGCTAGAGAAGACCacgctgtctgcggcggcgcggcgcttgaGAGACAGGGCTCCAGCAGCCCTCGCTCAAGATTTTTTCTGCGTGGCTCTTCCAAAGCTGTCGAGGAGTTGTGTTGCGACAACACAGAAAGTCCTCGTTCGCGAGGGGGTCGCGGCGACGTAtccgaagaggacgacgacttGCGAGAGGCGCATTCGCGGGTCGCCGAGAGCCAAACCGCAGACGGCGGTCTTCGTGAGGGAGAAAGGAAACGCCTCTTTGCCAAACCGCGGTGCGACTTTTTATCGGCCTTCGATGCTGCGGGGCTGCGTCTCGGGGCTCGGCAGGGCTCCTGGGACTCCCTGGAGAAGACACTCGAGCAAGAGAGCGAAAACACCTCGGAGTGGAGAGCTCTGGATGCCTCGTCTCACGCCGGCGATCaacctgcggaggcggcaagCCCACCCGCAGTGTCAGGGAGGGTGGCACTGGCGGAGACTGCAGACACAGCTTGGTCGA GCGCGGGCGGACTTCGGCACTGCGGTTCAGCTCTGGTCTCCGTGTCGGGCTCGacggcctcctgcgcgggGGCCGTtggcgcctcctgcggcgactccgcggtcgcggcgtctcaggcgcctgccgcgggcgcagctgtTTCGCGAAGCAAGCGCG TGTGGATGCGGTCGGTGGCAGCCctgacgcgccgcgggaAAGCATGCGAGGATGAGCTGAagcccagcgccgcggcgaattcctcgccttcgctcctcAG TTCGAGCCCCCCAACACAGGAAGGACGCCCGggcgcgccagctgcgccgccccgtCCCACCGCGCGAcctccgccggctgcagGGACTGACTACGCGGGTCTG CATCCGTTCCCCGTCGTCCtgaagggcggcgcggcgaagaccggCAAGCAGCCGCTGGCCTCGGAGGTCTGGTGCGTCCGCGCTGTGGAAACTG GAGACAGAGCGGCAATCTGGTCGATCGCGATCTCGCCTGCCGGAGActggctcgccgtcgcggggcAGACCGGCGTCATCTCGCTCTGGGTCGTtccgctcgcttcttccccttctgcttctcgcgcgcgcggggcgaggcagGAGTGTACAAAGTAcaaggcagagagaagctCGCGTCGAGCCGAGCGCGCGCCGTGCCCAGGGACTTGGAGGGACGGGCTCGAAGGCTCGGAGGCGTGCTGCCGGGAAGAGCcccggcgcgaccgcgcgagcCCCGAGCCCGGGGTCACCAGGTCCCcgagcggccgctgcggtgacgcgcaggagggacagccgcgcggagagagacgcgacgacGGGCTGCGGCACAGCGATGGCGACGGGCAAGAAGACG accgtggaggcgctcgcaGGGCGcattcgccttcgtcgctgaACGGGGCTGCGTCGCTGGGGCTCGACAGGGAAGAGCGGCGAGCCGAGggacagccgccgctgcttctgctgcagtcTGGGAGCCACGCCTCGCCATGTTCGCCGTtgtcgtctgcggcctctctgcctcttgAACACGTCGACTCTGCAGCGTCGGCTacgcctctgtcgccttcctcttcgctcgcctcctcctgtgCTTCGTTATCCTCCTCAGGGTCttcgttcgcctcctcttcgtcttcgttcgtctcctcttcctcgtctacGTTTACGCGTTCGAGGAgtgaggagaggcgcgaggctcgcagattctctgcgcctctggctgccgcgtggagtacgccttcgccgcgggccgctggcgcggcctcagccgccgccctcgccccgcgGGGAGCTGCGGAGAACGCCTCGGTCTCGCGCACCCTAAGCTttctgcctgcggcgctctcggcCTTTCCGcccgccgaccgcgccgcgagccccgtccccgagccgcgcgccaaccgcgccgcgggagcgagAGACGTGCACGCGACTGagtcgcccgcagcgacggagacggggctcgcgccgccggcgccggcagcagcagcggcgcgcgagtctcgggagtccgccgcgccggcggacgtcttcgcggcggcgactcgtATTTCTGTGctgagcggcgcgtcgcttcttccCAGCACCCCTACCCGGTGGCTAGGAGCGAACAACAGCCCGACGAATCTGCCCTCGCATACGGGggaagaggcagccgcgtgtctctcgctcGGGTCGCCGAGCCGGCGCACGCAGTCTGCGGAGGCcctcgcagcgccgagcaggcgagacgcggcgaaagacgcgccggagagggAGCGAAGCGAGGCAGGGCACCccgcgcaggaaggcgagaagcagcgcgcgccgtgGTTCGTGAACGACCGACCGAATCTCTGCCTGACTGGACACTGCGCCGCGATCGTCCAACTCGTCTGGGCGCCCAGCAAAACgcgcgcgctcctcctcagcGCCTCCCTCGACAAAACT GTGCGCCTGTGGCGGCCGGGGAAGCAGCCTCAGGCGATCGCGGTGCTGCGGTGTCGAGACTGGCCAACGAGCGTCGCCTTCCACCCCATTTTCACC GACGTGGTTTTCACAGGCTGCCTCGACGCCACAGTCCAGGTGTGGAGACTCTTTCCGGTGTCGGcttcgcagccgctcgcgcctccgcggcggggaCGCAGGGCCTGCGGGCGGTCGCAGCCGAGGCTCGTCTTCGaagcgcgcgtcgtcgagtACCTCAAAGTTACGGAGCTCGTCACGGCTATTTCGCTCTCGCCCGA CGGAGCCGTGTTGGCTGTCGGCTTCAGAAATGGGACAATCGCCTTCTACGACGCACAG ACACTCAAGTTCCGCTACGAGTTAGACTGCAAAAACAGGAAGGGAAAGTTTTCCAAGGGCCGCAAG gtcACGAGTCTCGAGTGGCAGACCAAcggcctcgcgctctgcgtAACGACGAACGACTCGCGCATCCGCATCTTCAAAGTCGCA GATCTCTCTTGCGCGGCGAAGTTCAAAGGCCACGTGAACGAGCAAATCATGCTGCGTGCGAATTATAC AAACGACAGCACAGGCATCGTGTGCGGGTCTGAGAACGGCTGGATCTGTTACTGGGCGGTCCCGGATCCGCGCTCGTCCCTCTTAGAAGGGGAGAGACAGTTCCGCGG AGGCGTCCTCAGCAGCAAGATGCCAGTTCCCGCCGCCAAGCGGAAGCCGACGAATGCCAACGCCGTCAGCTTCAAAG cgTTCACGGAGCTGTTGACCTGCAGTCTGGTCGCGCCAGCTtgtttttctgcgtcgctAGCTGCGCACCTTTCGGTTCatccgctcgcgcctccgctggccAGGCAGCCGACGAGCCACcacctcgcggcgcttcgcaggcTGACATTCCGCTCGGAGTCCCTCACGCTTCGGTCGCGACTGCTGAGTTTCGCTGGGGGTCCCAAGGCGCCGCCACAGAACTTCGACGAGAAACCCAGACCAAGTTGCTCCGTCAcggagagcctcgcgccgcagagcgcctttctgccttcgcctctggtGGCGCCGCGTCatccgtcgcgcgcggcttcaccCGCGTCCAGAGACGGcgtggaagacgaaggcgcgagcAGACCTTTCGAGGTGCGCGGGCAggacggcgcgacgcgcacctTCTTCCGCGGAATCAGCTTGGGAAAACTGCGCCATAGCTCGCCGCCCACGGGCGACGACCGGAGGAAAGCATGTGGCTCTGCGAGCGCGGGGCTTgcagcggagggagaagagagggacgcgtcgccgcggcgaccgtcATCGGTCTcgtggaaggcgcgcggcgccgaggaggaaacgcgcgaagcgagcgagagaggcgacgatgcGGGTCACGCTTCGTCCTCGGCaagctcggcgtcgccaacgagcctctctctgctcagAGCGGACTCGACACCTGCAGActccctcgctgccgcgctcggcgagcaGGTTGCACGGGCGGaggaaagacgcgcgagaggggcacacgcagaggaaaGGGAACGGTACTTCCAGGTGGAAGACGAACTCCATATTTCCCTGCCGCCCGCGGTCTACCAAGCAGAgtgcgagcgacgcag TTCGGTCCCGTCGGCTCGGCTTGTGGTGCTGGCTGGTAGCCACCACGGCAAACTGCGGATTTTTGTAAATTTCGGGAAGGAGCTACGAAATCCATGA
- a CDS encoding hypothetical protein (encoded by transcript BESB_000760), translating to MAMAHFDTFSSPVRDSSSAEDEEAPSPADADLDGHELEDLDLRDETHEAEPSAPADAIIDVDPVPPTIQPPVAARTSTDTGEEKNSKFGCRGKVSLTHVLLFLTTCCLVFIAATIACRLAVGSSPTEPAVLFVITCIVVAVGFWGVARQSRPLTLAYACLLILLTATTMICGSIETSRFRDNFEALHALNRKPGLTPDEEKQLQELSEELKVLAAFVALYFLCSALVLVTAVLTIRLHFNISEKEREQAAETGQNYAEASASEEVTGPCASQANDGHQDVPSPPETSVPLALQSTSELAPEANDNDEPAGA from the coding sequence ATGGCTATGGCACATTTTGACACGTTCAGCTCTCCGGTACGAGACTCCTCTTCAGCggaagatgaagaggcgCCTTCTCCCGCAGATGCGGACCTTGACGGTCACGAACTGGAAGACCTCGACCTGCGGGATGAAACGCATGAGGCAGAACCAAGCGCCCCTGCTGATGCAATAATCGATGTTGATCCTGTCCCGCCCACAATACAGCCTCCAGTGGCGGCGCGAACCAGTACCGACACCggggaagagaaaaacagcaAATTCGGTTGCCGCGGGAAAGTCTCCCTCACGCACGTACTTCTTTTCCTGACTACCTGCTGCCTCGTGTTTATTGCAGCGACCATCGCTTGCCGCCTGGCTGTTGGTAGCAGCCCAACTGAGCCTGCAGTCCTTTTCGTAATCACGTGCATTGTCGTTGCCGTGGGGTTCTGGGGCGTGGCTAGACAGAGTCGTCCGCTGACGCTAGCTTACGCGTGCCTCCTTATCCTCTTGACGGCGACAACAATGATCTGCGGCTCTATAGAGACAAGCCGCTTCAGAGACAATttcgaggcgctgcatgctCTCAACAGAAAACCAGGCTTAACCCCTGACGAAGAAAAGCAACTGCAGGAGTTATCTGAAGAGCTGAAGGTGCTTGCAGCTTTTGTAGCTCTGTACTTCTTGTGTTCCGCTCTTGTCCTCGTCACTGCTGTGCTTACAATCAGACTGCATTTTAATATCTCcgaaaaggagagagagcaggCAGCAGAAACTGGACAAAATTATGCAGAAGCTAGCGCAAGTGAAGAGGTAACAGGACCGTGTGCATCGCAAGCTAATGATGGCCACCAGGATGTTCCATCTCCCCCGGAAACCAGCGTCCCGCTGGCATTGCAGTCCACCAGCGAGTTGGCGCCAGAAGCCAACGACAACGACGAGCCCGCCGGAGCCTGA
- a CDS encoding RNA methyltransferase, TrmH family protein (encoded by transcript BESB_000770), giving the protein MADEECGWKEEDLPSVSCRVRRVTSADDPAVCMYRMKGVRDNYIFSQLKARMLARNAWYVPACSSTVVRRALCSPFYPVQSLLLTPVLFCEMAEKIEAALHRRSKLLKAYEALGCGKGAQKDLADPLDTQASACKKADATEQARGAEPAALQAEAVRAEDDEVEVLLVTEKLFSEILGMPVNHRQCCAALVDVRMPTFDGFLSHQASSRNGETSLEKANHADAAVHSLGPARAIQKPRCDDSSSLLCAPDSLFPLVVFDDVQSSDNIGTLMRTSFSLGMKSVLLSPVSYAAVNARSARVSMGSMFHLRLLKCDRTAPDAGVCPAGSGFAWSRHSALDASKSNPVPLSPMLVALRKLRRISPACVLIGTSPVGDPRILHRPSEWIRSRSRATHPSGKSWQSGEPQQTQVSSEDRAVSDQRAEAPHAAQRAESLANGGLSPNGHDTATGGATGAARRKTDEAEETCWAVVMGNEKNGCSREVLEECDGVAAIAQVKGDSLSVSTAAAVVLYALQQETLIKLREQVPFVPDEDLTPEED; this is encoded by the coding sequence ATGGCGGACGAGGAATGCGGTTGGAAGGAGGAGGATCTCCCTTCGGTCTCGTGCCGCGTCAGGCGGGTGACATCAGCGGACGACCCCGCCGTCTGCATGTATCGAATGAAAGGCGTGCGAGACAACTACATTTTTTCTCAACTGAAGGCGCGCATGCTGGCGCGAAACGCGTGGTACGTGCCTGCGTGCTCTTCCACCGTCGTccggcgcgccctctgcagccctTTCTATCCTGTCCAGTCTCTGCTTTTGACGCCAGTGCTCTTTTGCGAAATGGCGGAAAAGATCGAAGCGGCTCTCCACCGGCGCTCAAAGCTGTTGAAAGCGTACGAGGCGCTCGGATGCGGGAAGGGTGCCCAGAAGGATCTAGCCGACCCGCTAGACACCCAGGCATCTGCCTGCAAGAAGGCAGATGCCACGGAgcaggctcgcggcgctgagcCCGCTGCGCTACAGGCCGAAGCCGTTCGcgctgaagacgacgaagttGAAGTGCTTCTCGTCACGGAGAAGCTGTTTAGCGAGATTTTGGGGATGCCTGTTAACCACCGCCAGTGCTGTGCAGCACTGGTGGATGTGCGGATGCCGACGTTTGATGGATTCCTCTCTCATCAAGCGTCTTCACGCAACGGCGAGACCTCGTTGGAAAAGGCGAACCACGCGGATGCAGCAGTACATTCACTGGGCCCCGCGCGGGCGATTCAGAAGCCTCGCTGCGATGACAGCTCGTCTTTGCTGTGTGCGCCTGACTCGCTCTTTCCGCTAGTGGTTTTCGATGACGTCCAGAGCTCAGACAATATCGGCACTCTGATGCGCACGTCCTTTTCGCTCGGAATGAAATCTGTCCTCCTGTCTCCCGTGTCCTACGCGGCGGTGAACGCGCGATCTGCCAGAGTCTCGATGGGATCCATGTTCCacctgcggctgctgaaATGCGATCGCACGGCGCcagacgccggcgtctgTCCAGCGGGCTCAGGCTTCGCGTGGAGTCGCCACTCGGCGTTAGACGCTTCCAAGTCGAACCCCGTTCCGCTCTCGCCCATGCTCGTGGCGCTGCGGAAACTCAGGCGCAtctcgcctgcctgcgtTCTGATCGGCACAAGCCCCGTAGGCGATCCGAGGATTCTTCACCGCCCCTCGGAGTGGATTCGCAGCCGATCCAGAGCAACGCATCCGAGTGGGAAATCGTGGCAAAGCGGTGAGCCGCAACAGACACAGGTGAGCAGCGAGGACAGGGCGGTCTCGGATCAGAGAGCTGAAGCACCGCATGCGGCTCAACGAGCCGAGAGCCTCGCAAACGGAGGACTGTCGCCAAACGGGCACGACACAGCCACGGGAGGTGCGACTGGtgccgcgcggagaaagacggATGAGGCTGAAGAAACGTGCTGGGCAGTTGTCATGGGAAATGAAAAGAACGGGTGTTCGCGGGAAGTCCTCGAAGAGTGTGACGGCGTGGCAGCCATCGCGCAGGTAAAGGGCGACTCGCTGAGTGTGTCGACTGCGGCTGCAGTCGTCCTCTATGCCCTGCAGCAGGAAACGCTAATTAAACTTCGGGAACAAGTCCCGTTTGTTCCGGATGAAGACTTGACGCCTGAGGAGGACTAG
- a CDS encoding Adaptin ear-binding coat-associated protein 2 (NECAP-2) isoform 2 family protein (encoded by transcript BESB_000780) gives MATPASQAAEAVSAKPSPLDQKDDEALELVIYSCREVTVYKIPPRSLQGHRAENWTAAMWKGRLQIITKGGECAIRLVDPSTGDLFAACPLPEKHDEAVERTVDSSRYFVLRLDNGEGRRAYVGVGFEERNEAFDFTCALNDEERRRHALSADLPELASNAAGASAPAARDYRLHEGEKIRVQIRGMTCKTRVRPAETENVTSAADGVAESPSPFFPGLLPPPPDSKRAETEHPRERISQTAETADDSFAFEFTEFQRAAD, from the exons ATGGCGACCCCTGcttcgcaggccgccgaggcggtcTCGGCAAAGCCTTCTCCGCTCGATCAAAAAGACGATGAAGCTCTCGAGTTGGTTATCTacagctgcagagaagtCACTGTCTACAAAATCCCGCCCCGAAGTCTCCAAGGTCACAG GGCAGAGAATTGGACCGCGGCGATGTGGAAGGGGCGCCTTCAGATCATCACAAAAGGCGGCGAGTGCGCAATTCGCCTTGTCGACCCTTCCACCG GGGacctcttcgctgcctgtCCGCTGCCGGAGAAACACGATGAAGCGGTTGAGCGGA CGGTTGACAGTTCGCGCTACTTCGTACTTCGCCTCGACAACGGGGAAG GTCGTCGAGCCTACGTGGGCGTCGGATTCGAAGAGCGCAATGAAGCTTTCGACTTCACGTGTGCGTTGAACGACGAAGAAAG GCGGCGGCATGCCCTGAGCGCGGATTTGCCTGAGCTGGCGAGCAacgctgcgggcgcgagtGCGCCTGCCGCACGAGATTACAGACTGCACGAAG GCGAGAAAATCCGCGTTCAGATTCGCGGTATGACCTGCAAGACGAG AGTGAGGCCTGCGGAAACGGAAAACGTGACTTCGGCCGCTGATGGCGTGGCGGAGAGTCCGTCGCCGTTTTTTCCTGGCCTCCTGCCGCCACCCCCAGACAGCAAGCGCGCAG AGACAGAGCATCCACGCGAACGGATCTCACAGACTGCAGAG ACCGCAGACgactccttcgccttcgagtTCACGGAGTTCCAGCGTGCAGCGGATTGA
- a CDS encoding putative tetratricopeptide repeat protein 11 (encoded by transcript BESB_000790) translates to MEDASFSLRAETQQLREQYNAQLRMDSPSPRLQFEYACLLSCSPSREEIRESLELFDELLEIGFTRADCLFQISLAYLKLGEYNSAKRRVETLLRLEPRNLSALSLHSLIIDRASHDGLIGSVLMGLAVGGCLWYLMRSWASLK, encoded by the exons ATGGAAGACGCCAGCTTCAGTCTCCGGGctgagacgcagcagctccgAGAACAATACAATGCG CAACTGCGCATGGACagtccgtcgccgcgccttcagTTTGAGTACGCATGTCTTCTGTCGTGCTCCCCGAGTCGCGAGGAAATCCGTGAGTCGCTGGAGCTCTTCGATGAACTCTTGGAAATCGGATTCACTAG ggcCGACTGTCTGTTTCAGATCTCTCTGGCGTACCTGAAGCTTGGCGAGTATAACTCGGCGAAGCGCAGAGTTGAGACGCTTCTCCGCCTG GAGCCGCGGAATCTGTCCGCCCTTTCGTTGCACAGCCTCATTATTGACCGAGCTTCCCACG ATGGACTGATTGGCTCCGTGCTCATGGGTCTCGCTGTTG GTGGCTGCCTCTGGTATCTCATGCGCTCGTGGGCGTCGCTCAAATGA
- a CDS encoding hypothetical protein (encoded by transcript BESB_000800), with translation MTTTGAGSASMSMESKLNCSLDDLVKMQRQAATNTRNAQRKNTSRGGAGPKTSVRGRGISKRGGGSKTSTFPAGVAGAGRTRGAGRRGRGGRGGFPGPARNRPAPNSLAPAAKKKQNPSQSAAPKVSLAQRLAQPLENSIFRNAGKSGAKKPGAAAPRRVAGTTLSAQRKLMRPGAIRARGGLTGRPARLPPSLRRARGAGAVVGGLAARSGAGAWWGGRGVATATRGRKLATVRKAGGINKQATAVRKANTAAARLKAVRPVVSRPLNTSFNRRAQGAGPASASRRPRAESRSARRGAASPGSRVPVVRGSSTQQPVPRTVPSATDVELMSKIKIMATLDKVPPPMAAQRGMAVTPPQAMVDEHGYMNNGNGKNNQAAHLPYNGCGGGSLSDRFSKYGSR, from the coding sequence ATGACGACGACTGGTGCAGGCAGTGCCTCCATGTCGATGGAGAGCAAGCTGAACTGTTCGCTCGACGACCTGGTGAAGATGCAGCGCCAAGCAGCGACCAATACCCGCAACGCTCAACGTAAAAATACCTCTCGTGGGGGAGCGGGACCTAAAACTTCAGTGCGTGGCCGTGGTATCAGcaagcgcggaggcggatcCAAGACAAGCACATTTCCAGCTGGTGTTGCTGGAGCCGGCCgtacgcgcggcgcgggtcgcagaggccgaggTGGACGAGGGGGCTTTCCAGGACCGGCTCGTAATCGGCCGGCGCCAAACAGTCTTGCTCCAGCCgcaaagaagaagcagaatcCTTCACAGTCCGCTGCACCGAAAGTGTCTCTTGCACAGCGTCTCGCCCAGCCTCTGGAAAACTCCATCTTCAGGAACGCCGGTAAATCTGGAGCGAAAAAaccaggcgccgctgcacctAGGCGAGTTGCAGGCACTACCCTGTCTGCCCAGCGCAAGCTCATGCGTCCAGGAGCGATTCGGGCTCGGGGAGGCCTCACGGGTAGACCTGCGCGCTTGCCGCCTAGtcttcgtcgcgctcgtGGAGCGGGAGCTGTTGTTGGCGGATTAGCTGCACGTTCTGGAGCAGGAGCTTGGTGGGGAGGGCGTGGTGTCGCTACTGCAACGCGTGGCCGCAAGCTGGCAACCGTGCGCAAGGCTGGTGGGATTAACAAACAGGCCACTGCCGTAAGGAAGGCTAacacggctgcggcgcggctgaaGGCGGTGCGTCCCGTCGTGTCGAGGCCCTTGAACACCTCATTCAATAGACGTGCACAGGGCGCGGGACCAGCATCGGCGTCCCGGCGTCCCAGGGCTGAGTCAAGATCTGCGAGGAGGGGTGCCGCCTCACCAGGCAGCCGAGTTCCCGTGGTTCGCGGGAGTTCGACGCAGCAACCCGTGCCGCGGACCGTGCCGTCGGCGACGGATGTGGAACTCATGTCGAAGATAAAAATCATGGCAACGCTAGACAAGGTGCCCCCTCCCATGGCTGCCCAAAGGGGTATGGCTGTGACTCCTCCTCAAGCCATGGTGGACGAACACGGTTACATGAACAACGGCAACGGGAAGAACAATCAGGCAGCGCATTTGCCGTACAATGgttgcggaggcggaagctTGAGTGATCGATTCAGCAAGTACGGGTCACGATGA
- a CDS encoding putative step ii splicing factor (encoded by transcript BESB_000810) gives MWMGKIGQKSAAFINHKPFHPGNWQNQEKIWLAEQKHKEELRKQAELAERRAEEVKIQELRRALYSQGTAAANKTQASPKVEGDDAARKAALIEARKREAARAAAIRAAELRKGSVKSVLYDEDVYLGSHTQVWGSFFDKETQKWGFRCCRVCDKQVLSCPVAAAGSPEKTRGRKHRKRVRKDGPENQEDPREEPVGRDSCNVSASQDEKNHRDSESRADHSSGKSTGESAFYGQQRDKSNQEPGEACAKQEDDQKHKKKKLLDGKPREGGLAGILQLLKEENAFEHD, from the exons ATGTGGATGGGCAAAATTGGTCAGAAATCTGCTGCCTTCATAAACCACAAACCTTTCCACCCGGGAAACTGGCAAAATCAGGAAAAG ATCTGGTTGGCTGAACAGAAGCATAAGGAGGAACTTCGAAAACAGGCGGAGCTggccgagcggcgcgcagaggaagtAAAGATTCAGGAGCTACGGCGTGCACTTTACAGCCAAGGAACTGCAGCCGCAAACAAAACTCAGGCTTCGCCTAAGGTTGAGGGGGATGACGCAGCTCGGAAGGCTGCCCTTATCGAGGCGCGAAAGCGTGAAGCGGCACGAGCTGCAGCCATTCGTGCCGCAGAGCTCAGAAAGGGATCGGTGAAGAGCGTGTTGTACGACGAAGACGTTTATTTGGGGAGTCATACCCAGGTTTGGGGCTCCTTTTTCGACAAGGAGACACAGAAATGGGGGTTCAGATGCTGCCGCGTGTGCGACAAGCAAGTCTTGAGCTGCCCagtcgcagcggcgggatcaccggagaagacgcgggggCGAAAACACCGGAAAAGGGTACGTAAAGACGGACCTGAGAACCAAGAAGACCCACGAGAAGAGCCGGTCGGGCGAGACAGCTGCAACGTGAGTGCCAGTCAAGACGAAAAAAACCACAGAGACTCAGAAAGCAGAGCGGATCACTCATCTGGAAAGTCAACGGGTGAATCCGCATTTTACGGTCAGCAGCGTGATAAGTCCAATCAGGAGCCAGGAGAAGCTTGTGCAAAACAGGAAGACGATCAAAAGcacaagaagaagaagctgctaGATGGTAAGCCAAGAGAAGGTGGCCTCGCGGGGATCTTGCAGCTATTGAAGGAAGAGAACGCTTTTGAACATGATTAA